From the genome of Vicia villosa cultivar HV-30 ecotype Madison, WI linkage group LG2, Vvil1.0, whole genome shotgun sequence, one region includes:
- the LOC131645945 gene encoding uncharacterized protein LOC131645945, translated as METKIPTIEVTATKVFVIENAAEGASASPGFEAGPLVPGVGGEEVFGVGDEGEGAGEAVVDGEGVGDVFVEGDGAGAELGDNDRVGAGAGACCAMHDVAKSPNIKNTLIATEPMLLIYMFF; from the coding sequence ATGGAGACTAAGATTCCAACCATAGAAGTAACGGCAACGAAGGTATTTGTGATAGAAAATGCAGCTGAGGGTGCATCAGCTTCTCCTGGGTTTGAAGCTGGACCATTAGTTCCTGGTGTTGGTGGAGAAGAAGTGTTTGGGGTTGGTGATGAAGGGGAGGGTGCTGGAGAAGCAGTGGTTGATGGAGAGGGTGTTGGCGATGTGTTTGTGGAGGGTGATGGAGCAGGTGCTGAATTGGGTGATAATGATCGGGTAGGTGCGGGTGCAGGAGCTTGTTGTGCTATGCATGATGTAGCCAAAAGCCCCAATATCAAAAACACTTTGATTGCAACAGAACCCATGTTGttaatatatatgtttttttga
- the LOC131645946 gene encoding uncharacterized protein LOC131645946 — ANTIETKIPAIEVTATKVFVIENAAEGASASPGFDAGPFVPGAGGEEVFGVGDEGEGAGEEVVEGEGVGEVFVEGDGAGAELGDKDRVGAGAGACCAMHEVANNPNITNTLIATEPMLLI, encoded by the coding sequence GCTAACACCATAGAGACTAAGATTCCAGCAATAGAAGTAACAGCAACGAAGGTATTTGTGATAGAGAATGCAGCAGAGGGTGCATCAGCTTCCCCTGGGTTTGATGCTGGGCCATTTGTTCCTGGTGCTGGTGGAGAAGAAGTGTTTGGGGTTGGTGATGAAGGAGAAGGTGCTGGAGAAGAAGTGGTTGAAGGAGAGGGTGTTGGTGAAGTGTTTGTGGAGGGTGATGGTGCAGGTGCTGAATTAGGTGATAAAGATCGGGTAGGTGCGGGTGCAGGAGCTTGTTGTGCTATGCATGAGGTAGCCAACAATCCCAATATCACAAACACTTTGATTGCAACAGAACCCATGTTGTTAATATAA